The Candidatus Hydrogenedentota bacterium region GGAAACAACAGCAGGTCGAGGATGGACACGCCTCGCACGGATTCGTGCGTTCCCACAAGCGCCGCATCCACGTCGGGCAAATCGGGTGTCGGAAACCACGAGGTGAAGAACGGGAAGAATGGATTGCCCGTCACGATGGCGCTTCGCATCAACCAGGGAAGCGCTGCGACGCCACAGACAAATACGAATAACGACGTGTGCCGAAGGCGATGGGCGGGAGTGAATACGAACACCATGACCGCGAGCAAAACAGCCACCAGGTAGGCGGTCTGCCGGACACCGCACGCGGCTCCCGCCAGCATGGCGGCCAGAATGATCCACGCCCTTCGGTGTTCCTGTTTCCAGGCAACGAATGCATTGAGCGCGCCGAGCGTCAGGGTTACAAACGCCATGTCCACGGAGGGCGCGCTTCCCTGGTCCAACAGCACCGGCGCCGTGGCGACGGCTGCGGCGGCCACACAGCCCGCACGCCGGCTGTCGAGCCGCTTACCCATGAAGTACGCCATGGCGCATGCAAGCGCCGCGAACGTCCAATTCAGAGCCGCTGCCGCCCGTTCGGTGCCATGATCCAACGCAAACGCGAACAGCACGTGCATCAATTGAGGGTAGCCGGAGTAGTTGTTCCCCTCCACCAACATGATTCGGCCGTTGCGCACATAGGCCGCCGGAAGCGCGAGGTGCGCCACGCACGCGTCCCATCCCGTTACCGGGGCGAGGCTGGCCACGAACACGAGTAGAAGCGCCGTTCCGGCGACCGCCAGGCTCATAATTTCAATCAGGTCGAAGGGCTCGTGCACTCGATGACGCCGGAATCCGGGCAGTTGCCGCGCAGAGCGTGTCTCCGGCCAATACAGGAAGGTGCCGCTGAAGAAAATCGCCAACAAGGCATATAAGGCAATCGGCATCGCAATGCTTCCCGCGCACAGGATCAACAGGGCGACCAGGGTCAACCCTGCAAGCACGCGATAGGCGTGCCCCTCGAAATCGGCGCGCAGCCGCAGCACGCGTACAGGTCGCAGCAACCACGTGCCGACGATGTACGCCGAACCCAGCACGAGCCACGTTGGAAGTAGTGGAATCATGAATACCGCGACAATAACACGTGGGCACGGTCACACGCTAACGGTGGCGACAGTCCACGGGTTTAGTGGGCAAGAGTGACGCTGCGAAGGCGGCCAGACGGAATTAACTGACTTCGATTCCAACCCGCGCCAGCGCGCGCCTGAGGTCGTCCGGCGTGAACGGCTTTGCAAGGCTCACCGAAGCGCCGTGTTCCGCGCCGCGGCTTATCGAATCGCCTTCTTCAATGGACGCCATGAGAATGATGCGCACGTTCGGAAGATCGGGCATTCCTTTGATGCGGCGGCACAGCTCGTAGCCGTCGTGACCGGGAACCCGCGCTTCGAGGAACACGATATCGGGCCGGAACGTTGAGACGAGTTGGCCCAGTTCGAAGCCGTCGTGCGCGACTTCGATCTGAAACGAATTGCGCGTGCGTTCCAGGAAGCGCCGGATAACCGCCGCCACGGTCCGTTCGCAGTCGACAATTAGAATGCGCAGACCCGACGTGTCCAAATCGCCGTGAATAGGAATGCTGTTTTCGCGCAAGAACTGAAGCAGGTCTTCGCGCCGGATACGGCGATGTCCTCCGGGTGTCTTAAAGACGTGGATACGCCCCGCCTCCGCCCATTTGCGGATGGTGTCAGGCGTAACGTGGCAATATTTCGCCACTTCCGATGTACTGAAAGACTGCTTGATTTCCATGCGTAGGAGTATCCACCCACCGCGTTTTGTTTCGCGCGGCTACCGAAAAGTTATAGAACCCCTCCCAGGGCTCCACGAGTATTACTGGCCCGCATCGCTCACCTTCTCGAGTTCCCCCGCAAGGCACGCCATCGGGCACCGAAGCGTTACATGGAGCTGGATCGGGGAATCGAACCCCGGACCTCATCATTACGAGTGATGCGCTCTACCAACTGAGCTAATCCAGCTTAAAAAATGGTGCCAAGGGCCAGAATCGAACTGGCGACACGCGGATTTTCAGTCCGCTGCTCTACCAACTGAGCTACCTCGGCATCCGTTCGCGTAGATTACGAAACAAGCAGCCCGAAGTCAAGTTTAGCTTCGGGCGTCGGATTCCGCTGCCTTGTCCAGGCGAGCTCTCCGATCAAGATAAACCCCGCCAGTATTGGCTTCCAGAGCCATATGGCGCAGTTGAGACAACACTTCAAACATCTGCTGCGGCGTCGTGGAATCCCGCTTCTCGCGCACGGTAACGCAGAAAACGGCAGGCAGAAGCCGTTCGCCGGGGCGCACCGATGTGGGCGATGCCACTGTCGCCACAAACTTGGTGACGTGGCCTTCCCAGACTTTGTTCACCCACTTGCAGAAGGTCTGTACTTTCTCGCGAGGCAGGATGCTCATGAAATGGCCCCCGCCCATGTGGCCCACGAACGCGTCTTCCGGCGCCAATTCCTGAGCACACTGCGCCAGTGCGCGTCCCAAGTGACGTATACCTTTGCTCCGGGGCTCAGGGCCAAACTTCCGGCCGAACTCCCGGAGTCCCATCAACTCCGTGTGCACAAGAGCAAAACTCATGCGCAGGCTGATGCGCCGCTGCAACTCGCGTTTGGTCGCTTCGGCGCCGGGCAACGAAGTCAAATCGTCCAACGCAACGCCGGCAGAACCCGAACGCAGCAAAGCTTCCGCTCGTTGCACCAGGTTCATCGGATCGAATGGCTTTGAAACGAAATCGTCGGCGCCCTGGGCCAATCCGTGGTAGATTTCTTCTTCGCTGTTCATTGCCGACAGGATTAGGATCGGCAAGGTGTAAATCTCGGGATCGCGCCGGATTTGCCTGCATATCTCGAACCCCGACGTATGGGGGAGCATGACATCCAGGATGAGCAAATCGTGCTTTTCGGAGCGCAACAGCTCCAGCACTTCTTTCCCCGAGGTCAGCACGG contains the following coding sequences:
- a CDS encoding response regulator — translated: MAKIVIVDDDEVDARYVRDQFARSGHSCAVLTSGKEVLELLRSEKHDLLILDVMLPHTSGFEICRQIRRDPEIYTLPILILSAMNSEEEIYHGLAQGADDFVSKPFDPMNLVQRAEALLRSGSAGVALDDLTSLPGAEATKRELQRRISLRMSFALVHTELMGLREFGRKFGPEPRSKGIRHLGRALAQCAQELAPEDAFVGHMGGGHFMSILPREKVQTFCKWVNKVWEGHVTKFVATVASPTSVRPGERLLPAVFCVTVREKRDSTTPQQMFEVLSQLRHMALEANTGGVYLDRRARLDKAAESDARS
- a CDS encoding response regulator — its product is MEIKQSFSTSEVAKYCHVTPDTIRKWAEAGRIHVFKTPGGHRRIRREDLLQFLRENSIPIHGDLDTSGLRILIVDCERTVAAVIRRFLERTRNSFQIEVAHDGFELGQLVSTFRPDIVFLEARVPGHDGYELCRRIKGMPDLPNVRIILMASIEEGDSISRGAEHGASVSLAKPFTPDDLRRALARVGIEVS
- a CDS encoding glycosyltransferase family 39 protein, coding for MIPLLPTWLVLGSAYIVGTWLLRPVRVLRLRADFEGHAYRVLAGLTLVALLILCAGSIAMPIALYALLAIFFSGTFLYWPETRSARQLPGFRRHRVHEPFDLIEIMSLAVAGTALLLVFVASLAPVTGWDACVAHLALPAAYVRNGRIMLVEGNNYSGYPQLMHVLFAFALDHGTERAAAALNWTFAALACAMAYFMGKRLDSRRAGCVAAAAVATAPVLLDQGSAPSVDMAFVTLTLGALNAFVAWKQEHRRAWIILAAMLAGAACGVRQTAYLVAVLLAVMVFVFTPAHRLRHTSLFVFVCGVAALPWLMRSAIVTGNPFFPFFTSWFPTPDLPDVDAALVGTHESVRGVSILDLLLFPWNIVFHPDRYGGWGTSPGGLVLILGIPGLLVGGKHARRIGAFCGAGVVCMYFFRRLTRYLFPFLAPMLVLSGVGASRLKSLRPLIVVVLIISYAIGLVPAAGAVAIKAPAIFGFESREDYLTRRVERYPAFRWVNETLESSSTILTLDPRGYFFQVPCFENFEALKELVGMPVEFQIEWLRAHDIKYVFYPEAYVLESPGFHETGVLDVVQGWREDPEHFTLVKRLELDRPRIGGKEIVEVYEVNFGA